Proteins from a single region of Sediminitomix flava:
- a CDS encoding SpoIIE family protein phosphatase yields MSDKELKKKFEREIIDGHYLQASFYLEILTERYPNNIEYKYALISCYTNTNQAKKALMHLAALEKSGSRLTEHFYLYKASALFLIEDFKASRDVLNIIASNVSDELKSDFSLLDMKLKAVQKESDSEHKTVIRNLGEKINSEANDHSVIISNDHQTIYYTVQSKDENSGYQENIYTTSQNEHGQWNTPELMKGLKSDGNSATVQMQHNDTDLILYNDGDLYRRRFYKNEWRSPLPLKEINTPAHETHCFITEDGNRIFYASRLNGGENNDLDLFYIEKDENNEWSEPISLALLNTELDEDAPFVTKDGTIYFSSKGHNSFGGFDIFKATYNKKEDTWNKPVNLGFPINSVADDIYFNYFGHMAYFSSNRVGGFGLLDLYHCFFFKRVKIQGEVTDKYQKNIADAVIRIQGDGKVFETRTDHNGKYEAVVPIDTGFTFTIEKNNKIIYQELCSVELSFTTVKDEETNFHAVNINDKLHSRNIERIAVRLFNSEYEKSSLIVGEEGVIEDHQESELISMQSDELLVEVYHKNKLQSDAKILIDGKTLEADKEGRFIFHKGEGMMLPGVVASDDKSLDVKTWSIYNNVMRIQLESKSDFRLSGTVLIDGVKPYIYQKVEAISADGNRHHMTTNGFGVFDTIIDANHNQETYWEIGVPGKELQSFTLKQDRLHSDFKISVSEEKQKYAVNLALIDEGGQAISDVFTLFDGEYFLSSSKGNIKVEKPLKGSFYASTEMIDVSGYTIKNVDYEEILDRLIITVEKQEEQLAQQTIEVSTPDTVFIERDYLDGQLYKSVFDVSKLEQENQDVLDVEKDIFKLWANLKVASLDSEATIEEYKGELSTLNEELVHIKNRNDKNNESLNHMISSLRRIVEVMENKLHDKEAEVESARRKGYTYLLSFLVMFSAFMTMSILWKRVRKQKSSLQEMNARLDMAYGEVKYQKKQIIDSLEYAQTLQNSILPMAKDLRQSFQEYFVYYQPRDIVSGDFYWYQKVEVKDKEYTFLAAVDCTGHGVPGAFMSMMGYAYLQEVLDKKLSYEPNEILKLLDQKVRSGLKQRESNNSDGMDMVLIRIEEKEGEQFEVKYAGAKSDLYVYNSEKNVLERLKGERKGVGGHVQTTKEFTSSTLDLKKGDSIFLLTDGVLDQNNANGKKYGRKRFENFLEMNSDKLMSEIHEELEKEMKDFMKTEKQRDDMTVIGLKLA; encoded by the coding sequence TTGTCAGATAAAGAACTAAAGAAGAAATTTGAAAGAGAGATTATAGACGGGCATTATCTTCAAGCTTCTTTTTATCTAGAAATCCTCACAGAACGGTATCCCAACAATATTGAGTATAAATATGCGCTGATCTCGTGCTATACAAATACCAACCAAGCAAAGAAAGCTTTAATGCATTTAGCAGCATTAGAAAAAAGTGGTTCGAGGTTAACGGAGCACTTTTATTTGTATAAAGCTTCTGCCCTGTTCCTAATTGAAGATTTTAAGGCTTCTAGAGATGTATTAAATATAATCGCAAGTAATGTTTCTGATGAACTGAAAAGTGATTTCAGTCTTTTAGATATGAAGTTGAAAGCTGTTCAAAAAGAGTCTGATTCAGAGCATAAAACTGTCATTCGGAATTTAGGAGAAAAGATTAATAGTGAAGCAAACGATCATAGTGTCATTATTAGTAATGACCATCAAACAATTTATTACACTGTTCAGTCAAAAGATGAAAATTCAGGGTATCAAGAAAATATTTATACAACTTCTCAAAATGAGCATGGGCAGTGGAATACGCCAGAGTTGATGAAAGGTTTAAAGTCTGATGGAAATAGTGCTACTGTTCAGATGCAACACAATGATACAGACCTGATTTTATATAACGATGGTGATTTGTATCGGAGAAGGTTTTATAAAAATGAATGGCGATCACCTTTGCCTTTAAAAGAAATAAATACACCAGCACATGAGACCCATTGTTTTATCACAGAAGATGGCAATCGAATTTTTTATGCTTCAAGGTTGAATGGCGGTGAAAATAATGATCTTGACCTTTTCTATATCGAGAAAGATGAAAATAATGAATGGTCTGAGCCTATTTCTTTGGCTCTTTTAAATACAGAACTAGATGAAGATGCACCTTTCGTGACCAAGGATGGAACAATCTATTTCAGTTCAAAAGGGCATAACTCATTCGGCGGTTTTGATATTTTTAAAGCAACATATAATAAGAAAGAAGACACTTGGAATAAACCTGTAAACTTGGGATTCCCGATAAACTCTGTTGCTGATGATATTTATTTCAACTACTTCGGGCATATGGCTTATTTTTCTTCCAATAGAGTTGGAGGCTTTGGTCTGTTAGATTTATACCATTGCTTTTTCTTTAAAAGGGTAAAAATACAAGGAGAAGTAACAGATAAGTACCAAAAGAATATTGCAGATGCAGTCATCAGAATACAAGGTGATGGAAAAGTGTTTGAAACAAGAACAGATCATAATGGGAAATATGAAGCAGTAGTACCGATTGATACGGGTTTTACTTTTACCATTGAGAAGAACAATAAAATCATTTACCAAGAACTTTGTAGTGTTGAGCTTTCATTTACGACAGTGAAAGATGAAGAAACCAATTTTCATGCGGTAAACATAAATGATAAGCTTCATTCACGAAATATTGAAAGAATAGCCGTAAGACTTTTTAATTCAGAATATGAGAAAAGTAGTCTGATAGTAGGGGAAGAAGGTGTGATAGAAGACCATCAAGAAAGTGAATTAATTAGCATGCAATCAGATGAGTTATTAGTTGAGGTTTATCATAAAAATAAATTACAGTCTGATGCAAAGATTTTGATAGATGGTAAAACTTTAGAAGCAGATAAAGAAGGGCGTTTCATTTTCCATAAAGGAGAAGGGATGATGTTGCCTGGAGTTGTAGCGTCTGATGATAAGTCTTTAGACGTTAAAACATGGTCAATCTACAATAATGTAATGCGTATCCAACTTGAGTCTAAATCAGATTTCAGGCTAAGTGGAACCGTGTTAATTGATGGAGTGAAACCTTACATCTATCAGAAAGTTGAAGCCATAAGTGCAGATGGAAATAGGCATCATATGACTACTAATGGTTTCGGTGTTTTTGATACTATCATTGATGCCAATCATAATCAAGAAACTTATTGGGAGATTGGGGTGCCTGGAAAAGAGTTGCAAAGCTTTACACTCAAACAGGATCGATTACATTCTGATTTTAAAATAAGTGTCTCTGAAGAAAAGCAGAAATATGCTGTTAATCTAGCTTTAATAGATGAAGGCGGTCAGGCTATTTCTGATGTGTTTACCTTGTTTGATGGGGAGTACTTTTTGTCTTCCTCAAAAGGAAATATCAAAGTTGAAAAACCATTGAAAGGAAGTTTTTATGCTTCTACTGAAATGATAGATGTGAGTGGTTATACCATCAAAAATGTAGACTACGAGGAAATTTTAGATCGATTGATTATAACCGTTGAAAAGCAAGAGGAGCAGCTAGCTCAACAGACAATAGAGGTAAGTACGCCAGATACCGTTTTCATAGAAAGGGATTATCTAGATGGTCAGTTGTATAAATCGGTATTCGATGTTTCTAAACTAGAACAAGAAAATCAGGATGTACTAGATGTAGAGAAAGATATTTTCAAGTTGTGGGCAAATTTGAAGGTAGCCTCTTTGGATAGTGAAGCAACAATTGAGGAATATAAAGGAGAGCTGAGTACGCTCAATGAAGAGTTAGTCCATATCAAAAATAGAAACGACAAGAATAATGAATCTCTTAACCATATGATTTCTTCTCTGAGGCGAATTGTAGAAGTAATGGAGAATAAATTGCATGATAAAGAAGCTGAGGTTGAGTCTGCAAGAAGGAAAGGCTATACTTATTTACTCTCATTTTTGGTGATGTTTTCAGCTTTTATGACCATGTCAATTCTTTGGAAGCGTGTGCGTAAGCAGAAGTCTTCACTTCAAGAAATGAATGCTCGTTTGGATATGGCTTACGGAGAAGTAAAATACCAAAAAAAGCAAATTATAGATAGTTTAGAATATGCACAGACGCTGCAAAATTCTATTCTCCCGATGGCTAAAGATCTCCGACAGTCTTTTCAAGAATACTTTGTGTATTATCAGCCTAGAGATATCGTATCTGGCGATTTTTATTGGTACCAAAAAGTTGAAGTCAAGGATAAAGAATATACCTTTTTAGCTGCGGTAGATTGTACTGGGCATGGTGTTCCGGGTGCTTTTATGTCGATGATGGGCTACGCTTATCTTCAAGAGGTTTTAGATAAGAAACTTTCTTATGAGCCTAATGAAATTCTTAAACTTTTAGATCAAAAAGTGCGATCGGGATTAAAGCAAAGAGAAAGTAATAATTCTGATGGGATGGATATGGTACTGATTCGTATTGAGGAAAAAGAAGGCGAACAGTTTGAAGTGAAATATGCAGGCGCTAAATCTGATTTGTATGTATATAACTCTGAAAAGAATGTTCTAGAACGTTTGAAAGGAGAACGAAAAGGAGTGGGAGGGCATGTTCAGACGACAAAAGAATTTACTTCTTCTACTTTAGATTTAAAGAAAGGCGATTCTATATTTCTACTGACAGATGGCGTATTAGATCAGAATAACGCAAATGGTAAGAAGTACGGACGTAAACGTTTTGAAAATTTCTTGGAGATGAATTCAGATAAATTGATGAGTGAGATACATGAAGAATTGGAAAAGGAAATGAAAGATTTTATGAAAACAGAAAAGCAACGGGATGATATGACTGTGATCGGCTTGAAGTTAGCTTGA
- a CDS encoding SusC/RagA family TonB-linked outer membrane protein produces the protein MQLRKLLLFLCLIGSGFTATAQSFIVKGKVTDAATQESLPGVNVLIKGTTSGTATNLDGEYAIEVQDENTVLIYSFIGMLEKEVSVGNQTIINVTLESDSQELDEVMVVAYGETTKESFTGSAGVVDGATLEKRPLASATQALQGAMSGLKVTGSSGQPGAEPTVRIRGIGSMSAGSSPLYVVDGVVLNGGISDLNPNDIASTTVLKDASAAALYGSRAANGVIIITTKKGTEGSTKISFDAATGISQIANTGYDLMNSAQYYKQTWVGLYNSAFFDESTPVTHTEAMDYANLNVEARSGWNPYAPYSDDPYNPYIGFNAETWSPELDPNAQLLVDEDWRNAVYQTGLTQNYNLSISKGTASGSMLVSAGYFNEKGVVIGTDFERFTFRFNGNERMNSWLNMGVNTSFTYSIGNGVPSGGEAANPVRSAELFNPATPIKLPNGDYNYENQVSLDFNPVGLAEKDIYRSWSKRAIVNGFAEISLPANIKFRSTNGVDYTDVDNLEYANPLHGNGVSVNGRGTSIASSVYTLNTTNLFTWNKNIGEGFLDVMAGQEANKWESKSVTAVATDYAFDGNPELSGAANPQTTSTGASLGSMVSFFSRVNYEYKGKYNVSASVRSDGSSNFSEGNKWGTFGSVGLGWRISEENFMSSVEWVNFLKLRTSFGTSGNQSFGAYSSLPMYGLGANYGGMPGMVPAGLENKDLRWEKNEALDVGLDFTIFKNISGVIGYYYRKSDDLLYSVPKSPTTGFSSLFQNAGEIVNQGLEFELNTINIQTQNFTWATNFNITRNRNEVTALADGQDQVIGGTQIMKPGSDRYQFYLREWAGVNPDTGQPMWYTNSESSLESGYEDPLGSGREVTSNYNDAERVMSGSALPKFYGGITNSFTYKNFDLSFLLYYNYGNKIYNSDYAQNMHDGSNPGANLATDALDAWTPSNRYTDVPRYITNNTDLGNQTSTRFLEDGSYLKLQNVTLGYTLPLHISKKMRMQNLRVYMVGENLLTWTAYKGFDPEVGISGGTSQSIPGVSKLTFGVNVGL, from the coding sequence ATGCAACTAAGAAAACTACTTTTATTCCTATGCTTGATCGGAAGTGGATTTACAGCCACTGCCCAATCATTTATAGTAAAAGGGAAAGTAACTGATGCTGCCACTCAAGAAAGTTTACCAGGTGTAAATGTCTTGATAAAAGGAACAACATCAGGTACAGCAACCAATTTGGATGGAGAATATGCCATCGAAGTACAAGATGAAAATACGGTGCTGATCTATTCTTTTATCGGGATGCTCGAAAAAGAAGTTAGTGTAGGTAATCAGACGATTATTAATGTAACACTCGAAAGTGACTCTCAAGAACTGGATGAAGTTATGGTAGTTGCTTATGGAGAAACGACGAAAGAATCATTTACGGGTTCTGCAGGGGTTGTTGATGGAGCAACCTTAGAAAAACGTCCGTTGGCTTCAGCTACGCAAGCACTCCAAGGAGCAATGTCTGGTTTGAAGGTGACAGGTAGTTCTGGACAGCCAGGAGCGGAGCCGACTGTAAGAATTAGAGGTATTGGATCAATGTCAGCAGGAAGTTCTCCGCTTTATGTTGTTGATGGGGTTGTGCTCAATGGTGGAATATCAGATTTGAATCCAAATGATATTGCTTCAACTACGGTACTGAAAGATGCAAGTGCTGCGGCACTTTATGGTTCTAGAGCAGCAAATGGTGTAATTATCATTACCACTAAGAAAGGAACAGAAGGGAGTACGAAAATCAGTTTCGATGCGGCAACAGGTATTTCTCAAATTGCTAACACGGGATATGATTTGATGAACTCGGCTCAGTACTACAAACAGACTTGGGTAGGTTTATATAACAGTGCCTTTTTTGATGAATCAACACCAGTTACGCATACTGAAGCGATGGATTATGCGAATCTAAATGTAGAAGCACGATCAGGTTGGAATCCATATGCACCCTATAGTGATGATCCTTACAATCCATATATCGGTTTCAATGCTGAAACTTGGTCACCAGAATTAGATCCTAATGCACAATTGTTGGTTGATGAAGATTGGAGAAACGCAGTCTATCAGACTGGACTTACGCAAAACTATAACTTAAGTATTAGTAAAGGTACAGCTAGTGGTTCAATGCTAGTTTCGGCCGGATACTTCAATGAGAAAGGAGTAGTAATCGGCACTGACTTTGAACGATTCACCTTCCGATTCAATGGGAATGAGAGAATGAACTCTTGGCTTAATATGGGAGTAAATACGTCTTTTACCTATTCAATTGGAAATGGAGTACCTTCAGGAGGAGAAGCTGCAAACCCAGTACGTTCAGCAGAGTTATTTAACCCAGCTACTCCTATCAAACTACCAAATGGAGATTACAACTATGAAAACCAAGTTAGCTTAGACTTTAACCCTGTTGGTTTAGCAGAAAAAGATATTTATCGTTCTTGGTCAAAAAGAGCTATTGTAAACGGGTTTGCAGAAATTTCACTTCCAGCCAATATCAAATTCAGATCAACAAACGGAGTTGACTATACAGATGTAGATAACTTAGAGTATGCCAATCCGCTTCATGGAAATGGCGTTTCAGTGAATGGGCGAGGAACCTCAATAGCCTCAAGTGTATATACACTAAACACCACCAACCTATTCACTTGGAATAAAAATATAGGAGAGGGCTTTTTAGATGTAATGGCAGGGCAAGAAGCCAATAAGTGGGAATCCAAGTCTGTAACCGCTGTTGCTACAGATTATGCTTTTGATGGAAACCCAGAACTTTCTGGTGCTGCCAATCCTCAGACTACTTCTACAGGCGCTTCTTTGGGTTCTATGGTTTCATTCTTCTCAAGAGTGAATTATGAATACAAAGGGAAATATAATGTAAGTGCTTCAGTTCGTTCAGATGGTAGTTCAAACTTCTCAGAAGGAAATAAGTGGGGTACTTTTGGTTCTGTAGGTTTAGGATGGAGAATCTCAGAAGAGAATTTTATGTCATCTGTTGAATGGGTTAATTTCTTAAAACTCAGAACAAGTTTTGGTACTTCTGGAAACCAGTCATTTGGAGCGTACTCAAGTTTACCGATGTATGGCCTAGGAGCAAACTATGGCGGTATGCCAGGAATGGTACCTGCGGGTTTAGAGAATAAGGATTTGCGTTGGGAAAAAAATGAAGCCTTAGATGTCGGATTAGATTTTACCATTTTCAAAAATATCTCAGGGGTTATTGGGTATTACTATCGCAAATCAGATGACCTTCTTTACTCAGTACCAAAATCACCAACTACTGGTTTCTCTAGTCTATTCCAAAATGCAGGAGAGATTGTAAACCAAGGTCTCGAGTTTGAATTGAATACCATAAACATTCAAACCCAAAACTTTACTTGGGCTACCAACTTCAACATCACAAGAAACAGAAATGAAGTAACAGCTTTAGCTGATGGGCAAGATCAGGTGATTGGTGGTACTCAAATCATGAAGCCAGGTTCAGACCGTTACCAATTCTATTTGAGAGAATGGGCAGGGGTAAATCCTGATACAGGTCAGCCAATGTGGTACACGAATTCGGAGTCTTCATTGGAAAGTGGATATGAAGACCCGTTAGGGTCAGGACGTGAGGTGACAAGTAATTACAATGATGCTGAAAGAGTAATGTCGGGTTCTGCTTTACCTAAGTTCTATGGAGGTATCACCAATAGTTTTACCTACAAGAATTTTGACCTTTCCTTCCTGTTGTATTACAACTATGGGAACAAAATCTATAACAGTGATTATGCGCAAAACATGCATGATGGTTCCAATCCTGGAGCAAATCTAGCCACTGATGCTTTAGATGCATGGACGCCGAGCAATCGCTATACAGATGTGCCTCGCTATATCACAAACAATACTGATCTAGGAAATCAAACTTCTACTAGATTTCTAGAAGATGGTTCATACCTCAAACTCCAGAATGTCACACTTGGATACACTTTACCGCTGCATATCTCTAAAAAGATGCGTATGCAAAACCTTCGTGTGTATATGGTTGGGGAAAATCTTTTGACTTGGACAGCATACAAAGGTTTCGATCCTGAAGTAGGAATTTCGGGAGGTACAAGTCAGTCAATCCCAGGAGTAAGTAAACTGACATTTGGAGTAAACGTAGGTCTATAA
- a CDS encoding helix-turn-helix domain-containing protein: MDYYKSLLMMGAFQALVMTCFLFASKNNRTPNRILSVMTLSWSICCLTFAVQSNQFWYDHPHFFRIGSVFVGAFFPSIYLYVKQITKDGNGFESRSLLHYLPSFIYVILNIPYYILSTEEKRLLLFERSPIELYEYLELTSLFSDILPTVQGLIYSALSIKLLKSYEKSIKNLVSDTEPHTLKWLKNLILLNVGLWLLGSSGFLLDLLGKEDYHFRSYQILYLSIVGVTYFITYYALKQPEIFTQLSDNSLIETSENVRLEEEVDHELEEEANRLKAYLIDQRPYLNNQLTLPDLAKEFGLTRHRMSFVLNHAFGKNFYDVINDFRVEEAKRLLADEAHKEYKIEYIAQTSGFNSKATFNRIFKLRTEMTPSEFRNLQLA, translated from the coding sequence ATGGATTATTATAAATCATTACTCATGATGGGAGCTTTCCAAGCTCTTGTGATGACGTGCTTTTTATTTGCAAGTAAGAACAACAGAACTCCTAACAGAATACTATCAGTCATGACGTTATCATGGTCGATTTGTTGTTTGACTTTTGCTGTTCAATCGAATCAGTTCTGGTATGATCATCCCCATTTTTTTAGAATTGGGTCTGTATTTGTCGGAGCATTTTTCCCTTCTATTTATTTATATGTAAAGCAGATTACAAAAGATGGGAATGGATTTGAAAGTCGTTCATTATTACATTATTTACCGTCTTTCATTTATGTAATATTGAATATCCCTTACTATATCTTATCTACTGAAGAAAAACGATTATTACTATTTGAAAGATCTCCTATTGAGTTGTATGAATACCTAGAACTCACGAGTTTATTTTCAGATATACTACCGACAGTTCAAGGTTTAATCTACTCGGCATTGAGTATTAAATTATTAAAGAGTTACGAAAAGAGTATAAAAAATCTAGTATCAGATACAGAACCTCATACCTTGAAATGGCTGAAGAATTTAATACTACTGAATGTAGGTCTTTGGCTTTTAGGGAGTTCTGGGTTTTTGTTAGATTTACTAGGCAAAGAAGATTATCATTTTAGATCTTATCAGATTTTGTATTTATCGATAGTTGGAGTAACCTACTTCATTACGTATTATGCACTAAAGCAACCAGAAATATTTACTCAGCTTAGTGATAATTCATTGATAGAGACAAGCGAAAATGTTCGTTTGGAAGAAGAGGTTGATCATGAATTAGAAGAAGAAGCGAATAGGCTAAAAGCATATTTAATAGACCAAAGGCCTTATTTAAATAATCAGTTGACTTTACCTGATTTGGCTAAAGAGTTTGGTTTAACTCGCCATAGGATGTCCTTTGTATTAAATCATGCTTTTGGTAAAAACTTCTACGATGTCATTAATGATTTTAGGGTAGAAGAAGCAAAACGCCTTTTGGCAGATGAAGCGCATAAAGAATATAAAATTGAATATATCGCACAAACATCAGGCTTCAATTCTAAAGCAACATTCAATAGAATTTTTAAATTAAGAACAGAGATGACACCAAGTGAATTTAGAAATTTACAATTGGCTTAA
- the radA gene encoding DNA repair protein RadA produces MAKKVKKAFFCQECGTESAKWQGKCPSCGAWNSFVEEVIEDISTQKKGDWKSPAFVSDTKKVGKPVLIKDIAIEEEERVATIDDELNRVLGGGIMPGSVVLIGGEPGIGKSTLMLQIALSLPTKKVLYVSGEESAHQIKLRGERIDKEGGSCLILTETNTQQIFTQVEEEKPDLLIIDSIQTLSSSLLEAAAGSVSQVKECTAELIRYAKETNTPVFMIGHITKDGNLAGPKVLEHMVDTVLQFEGDRHMSYRILRTVKNRFGSTSEIGIYEMVNNGLRQVSNPSEILISQRDDTLSGIAIGVIIEGNRPLLAEAQSLVTPSVYGNPQRSSNGFDSKRLNMLLAVLEKRSGYKINFSDVFFNITGGLKVEDPAIDLAVCASIISSSEDYPVSSQICFAAEVGLGGEVRAVNHIEKRISEAARLGYREIYVSKYATKGLKLDQFDIRVTEIGKLNELGDLLFI; encoded by the coding sequence ATGGCGAAGAAAGTAAAAAAAGCATTTTTCTGTCAAGAATGCGGAACAGAGTCAGCTAAGTGGCAGGGGAAATGCCCTTCTTGCGGAGCATGGAACAGTTTTGTAGAAGAAGTAATAGAAGACATCAGTACTCAAAAAAAAGGAGACTGGAAAAGTCCTGCGTTTGTAAGTGATACAAAAAAAGTTGGAAAGCCTGTTCTGATTAAAGACATCGCAATTGAAGAAGAGGAACGTGTAGCTACAATTGATGACGAACTTAACCGTGTTTTGGGTGGAGGTATTATGCCGGGTTCGGTTGTACTAATTGGTGGTGAGCCGGGTATCGGTAAATCTACACTCATGCTTCAGATTGCCCTAAGTTTACCTACTAAGAAAGTTCTTTATGTGTCGGGAGAGGAGAGTGCTCATCAGATAAAACTTCGAGGGGAGCGAATTGATAAAGAAGGTGGAAGTTGCCTTATTCTTACCGAAACGAATACGCAGCAGATATTTACACAGGTTGAAGAAGAAAAGCCAGATTTACTAATTATAGATTCTATTCAAACACTGTCTTCTTCACTATTGGAAGCCGCAGCAGGAAGTGTTTCTCAAGTAAAAGAGTGTACCGCTGAGTTGATCCGATATGCAAAAGAAACGAATACACCTGTATTTATGATTGGGCATATTACCAAAGATGGAAATCTTGCGGGCCCGAAAGTATTGGAACATATGGTAGATACGGTACTTCAGTTTGAAGGGGATCGACATATGAGTTACCGTATTTTACGTACAGTGAAAAACCGTTTTGGTTCTACCTCTGAGATTGGAATTTATGAAATGGTAAACAACGGACTTCGCCAAGTTAGTAACCCTTCAGAAATTCTGATTTCACAAAGAGATGACACCCTAAGTGGTATTGCAATTGGCGTGATCATAGAAGGAAATAGACCGCTATTGGCAGAAGCACAGTCACTCGTAACACCTTCGGTATATGGAAACCCTCAACGTAGTAGCAATGGTTTCGATAGCAAACGTCTGAATATGCTTTTGGCTGTATTGGAAAAGAGATCTGGCTATAAAATCAATTTCTCAGATGTCTTTTTTAATATCACGGGAGGATTAAAAGTAGAAGACCCTGCCATAGATTTAGCCGTTTGTGCTTCCATAATTTCTTCAAGTGAAGATTATCCTGTTTCTTCTCAAATCTGTTTTGCTGCAGAAGTAGGTTTGGGGGGGGAAGTAAGAGCCGTAAACCATATTGAGAAAAGGATTTCAGAAGCAGCACGTTTGGGATATAGAGAAATCTATGTTTCTAAGTACGCAACAAAAGGCTTAAAGCTAGATCAGTTTGATATACGTGTGACTGAGATCGGGAAATTGAATGAATTAGGAGATCTGTTATTTATCTAA
- a CDS encoding RagB/SusD family nutrient uptake outer membrane protein, translating into MKLNRILFGILMLFALNSCEEFLEEDPSRAGGVLPEDVFSSYDKSYAALVGTYDALSHYYFDGLSSVICADVIGDDMLINSEGNYNWFVSTYQLNVLANYNDAYNPWRRGYAVINNANNLIAYAGGIADATEEQINYLTGQAYAVRAYTYLRLVQMYAPAYIADPLAPQGLILRTAPSDSESPDLGRSTVQETYDLILEDLEEAEKLLDYDEFYKGFLDKRTVHALMARTHLLMENWEEASQYAEMAILGSGEEGSEMELMIKEEWVAGFAHQTTESMFVLDYQIEDNNVYLTIPSFYYPAFGYSSVRANDKFVEMFDAADYRRNVLANDLTWDDGSLIDPDKNWMILKFGHDSQVGNAKSTKIRVSEMYLIWAEAEAELGNYNQAQSLVDNVIKRSNSLADRPSVEGEELINLILDERRRELFGEGFRWFDIKRRLQPYKREGDHWVKFDFGPNDADYYRLTFPIPQYEIDANTALTEADQNIGY; encoded by the coding sequence ATGAAACTAAATAGAATTTTATTTGGCATTCTGATGCTCTTCGCATTGAATTCTTGTGAGGAGTTTTTAGAGGAAGACCCTTCAAGAGCTGGAGGAGTATTACCCGAAGATGTTTTTTCATCTTATGATAAATCGTATGCGGCTTTGGTCGGAACTTACGATGCATTGAGCCATTATTATTTTGATGGTTTAAGTTCTGTAATCTGTGCAGATGTAATCGGTGATGACATGCTGATCAATTCGGAAGGAAATTACAATTGGTTTGTAAGTACTTATCAGCTAAATGTGTTGGCAAATTATAACGATGCTTATAATCCTTGGAGAAGAGGGTACGCGGTAATCAACAATGCAAACAATTTGATTGCTTATGCAGGAGGAATAGCAGATGCTACTGAGGAACAAATCAATTACTTAACAGGACAAGCTTACGCTGTTAGAGCTTATACATATTTGAGATTGGTGCAGATGTATGCACCAGCTTACATCGCAGATCCTTTAGCTCCTCAAGGTCTGATTTTACGAACAGCACCTTCAGATTCGGAATCTCCGGACTTGGGAAGAAGCACAGTACAAGAAACGTATGATTTGATTTTAGAAGACCTTGAAGAAGCAGAGAAACTGCTTGACTATGACGAATTCTACAAGGGCTTTTTAGATAAAAGAACCGTTCATGCCTTGATGGCAAGAACACATCTGCTCATGGAAAATTGGGAAGAGGCTTCTCAATATGCTGAAATGGCAATTTTGGGAAGTGGAGAAGAGGGTTCAGAAATGGAACTAATGATCAAAGAGGAGTGGGTAGCAGGCTTTGCTCATCAGACAACAGAAAGCATGTTTGTGCTTGATTATCAGATTGAAGATAACAATGTCTATTTAACGATTCCTTCTTTCTATTATCCAGCATTTGGTTACAGTAGTGTAAGAGCCAATGACAAGTTTGTTGAGATGTTTGATGCTGCTGATTATAGAAGAAATGTTCTAGCAAATGATCTGACTTGGGATGATGGTTCTTTAATTGACCCAGACAAAAATTGGATGATCTTAAAGTTTGGCCATGATTCTCAAGTAGGAAATGCCAAATCTACAAAAATCAGAGTTTCAGAAATGTATTTGATTTGGGCTGAGGCAGAAGCTGAATTGGGCAATTATAACCAAGCGCAAAGTCTTGTAGATAACGTAATCAAGCGTTCTAACTCGCTAGCGGATAGACCAAGTGTAGAAGGAGAAGAACTTATCAACTTGATTTTGGATGAAAGACGTAGGGAGTTATTCGGGGAAGGTTTCCGTTGGTTCGATATTAAGCGTCGTCTTCAGCCTTACAAGCGAGAAGGAGACCATTGGGTGAAATTTGATTTTGGACCAAATGATGCAGACTACTACCGTCTGACATTCCCAATTCCTCAATATGAGATTGATGCGAACACGGCATTAACAGAGGCAGACCAAAATATTGGATACTAA